Part of the Oxyura jamaicensis isolate SHBP4307 breed ruddy duck unplaced genomic scaffold, BPBGC_Ojam_1.0 oxyUn_random_OJ65472, whole genome shotgun sequence genome, GCTGAAAACGTCTCCCTTCACATAAAGGAAGCCTCATGTGTCCAGTGTGAGCAGGAATGAGTCCTCTGAAGTCTGTCTTAATACCTGCATCAGTTTTCTCCTTGGACAGGTCCCCATTCCCTGAAGCACCAGatgtccaacagcagctctATCAgtgagttcctcctcctgccattcgCAGACACGCGCAAGCTGCAGCTCCTACACTTTgtgctcttcctgggcatctacctggctgccctcctgggcaatgGCCTCATCCTCACCGCCGTAGCCTGCGACCAtcgcctccacacccccatgtacttcttcctcctcaacctcgccctcctcgacctgggctgcatctccaccactctccccaaagccatggccaattccctctgggacaccagggccatTTCCTATGCAGGATGTGTTGCACAAGtctttctgtttgtcttcttgATTTCAGCAGAATATTCTCTACTCACTGTCATGTCCTATGACCgctacattgccatctgcaagcccctgcactatgggagcctcctgggcagcagagcttgtgtcCAGATGGCAGCAGTTGCCTGGGGCAGTGGTTTTCTCAATGCTCTGCTGCACACTGCCAATACATCTTCACTgtccctctgccaaggcaatgttGTTGACCAATTCTTTTGTGAAATCCCCCAGATTTTCAAGCTCTCCTGTTCAAATTCCTACCTCAGGGAAGTTGCACTCCTCATATTgagtggttttctgttttgggggtgttttgttttcattgtgctctcctatgtgcagatcttcagggctgtgctaaGGAGCCCCTCTCAGCTGGGAAGGCACAAAGCCTTTGCcacg contains:
- the LOC118159026 gene encoding olfactory receptor 14A16-like; its protein translation is MSNSSSISEFLLLPFADTRKLQLLHFVLFLGIYLAALLGNGLILTAVACDHRLHTPMYFFLLNLALLDLGCISTTLPKAMANSLWDTRAISYAGCVAQVFLFVFLISAEYSLLTVMSYDRYIAICKPLHYGSLLGSRACVQMAAVAWGSGFLNALLHTANTSSLSLCQGNVVDQFFCEIPQIFKLSCSNSYLREVALLILSGFLFWGCFVFIVLSYVQIFRAVLRSPSQLGRHKAFATCLPHLAVVSLFISTGFFSYLKPPSLSSPSLNLVVAVLYSVMPPAVNPLIYSMRNQELKDALRKMISLTYFISDYLSLSLHK